One region of Armatimonadota bacterium genomic DNA includes:
- a CDS encoding glycosyltransferase, which translates to MPQSQAGHIDPLRVLHERPEECANITFTGAQRAALAVVFVAVAVGLIFAFLPTLIAVNGFFVAFYVLQSGYKFYLVWRSLGRHAAIMVSPQEMASVRDEDLPSYTILIPLFREATVLPKLVKGLCELDYPAAKLEIQLLLEEDDRETVEAAQAMELPPQFRLVIVPESYPRTKPKACNYGLALCNTDLLVIYDAEDVPERDQLRKAACAFRNLPPSVVCLQAKLNYFNPRQNLQTRWFTAEYSVWFDLFLPGLTASQAPIPLGGTSNHFRVAALQELGGWDPFNVTEDCDLGVRLFKHGYVTQMIDSTTWEEANANFFSWLRQRSRWVKGYIQTYLVHMRRPLRLVRQLGLPGWFSFQMTVGGSIVSFLVNPIYWLLTVAWLITQSPTINAIFPTAIYVPGVFCLLLGNFVFVYLNVAGCMNRGYHDLVKHTLLTPLYWLMMSWAAYKAAAQLIVKPHYWEKTEHGLTSEAPPGGLQ; encoded by the coding sequence GTGCTCCACGAGCGTCCCGAGGAATGCGCGAATATCACCTTCACCGGCGCCCAGAGAGCCGCGCTGGCGGTGGTGTTCGTCGCCGTGGCAGTCGGCCTGATCTTCGCGTTCCTCCCCACCCTCATTGCCGTCAATGGGTTCTTCGTCGCCTTCTACGTCCTGCAGTCCGGGTACAAGTTCTACCTGGTATGGCGTTCTCTGGGCCGGCACGCGGCGATCATGGTCAGCCCCCAGGAGATGGCCTCTGTTCGGGACGAAGACCTGCCATCTTACACGATCCTCATTCCTCTCTTCCGCGAAGCTACAGTGCTGCCTAAGCTGGTCAAGGGCCTGTGCGAACTTGACTATCCGGCTGCGAAGCTGGAGATCCAGCTGCTCCTGGAAGAAGACGACCGGGAGACGGTGGAGGCGGCGCAGGCCATGGAGCTGCCGCCCCAGTTCCGGCTTGTAATCGTTCCCGAGAGTTACCCGCGCACCAAGCCCAAGGCCTGCAACTACGGCCTCGCGCTGTGCAATACCGATCTCCTTGTCATCTACGATGCCGAGGACGTGCCGGAGCGCGACCAGTTGCGCAAGGCCGCCTGTGCGTTCCGTAATCTGCCGCCGAGCGTGGTCTGTCTGCAGGCGAAACTCAACTACTTCAACCCGCGTCAGAACCTGCAGACCCGGTGGTTCACGGCCGAATACTCGGTTTGGTTCGACCTGTTCCTGCCCGGCCTGACGGCTTCACAAGCACCCATCCCGCTGGGCGGCACTTCCAACCACTTCCGGGTGGCGGCCTTGCAAGAACTGGGGGGTTGGGATCCCTTCAACGTGACCGAAGACTGTGACCTCGGAGTACGTCTGTTCAAACACGGGTACGTTACACAGATGATCGATAGCACCACGTGGGAGGAGGCGAACGCTAACTTCTTCAGTTGGCTGCGGCAGCGCTCGCGCTGGGTCAAGGGGTATATCCAGACCTACCTTGTCCACATGCGACGGCCACTGCGGTTGGTGCGGCAACTGGGCCTACCCGGCTGGTTCAGTTTCCAGATGACCGTGGGCGGGTCCATCGTATCGTTCCTGGTCAACCCCATCTACTGGCTGTTGACCGTGGCCTGGCTCATCACCCAGTCGCCGACGATCAACGCGATCTTCCCTACAGCGATCTACGTCCCAGGTGTCTTCTGCCTGTTGTTGGGGAATTTCGTGTTCGTGTATCTGAACGTGGCGGGTTGTATGAACCGGGGGTACCACGACCTGGTGAAGCACACGCTATTGACGCCCCTCTACTGGCTGATGATGAGTTGGGCCGCATACAAGGCTGCCGCGCAATTGATCGTCAAGCCGCATTACTGGGAAAAAACAGAGCATGGGCTGACCAGTGAGGCCCCGCCCGGAGGCCTGCAGTGA